The following proteins are encoded in a genomic region of Triticum dicoccoides isolate Atlit2015 ecotype Zavitan chromosome 1B, WEW_v2.0, whole genome shotgun sequence:
- the LOC119350531 gene encoding helicase SRCAP-like — protein MAPRPPVHPHRSTTVPRSHDPASIFSASTEQPSPASRNGCSASSSRASFLEQELDLLPATSCPISLTSFVLRATVDRGATTGARRCRESPSFAGDRVLVLDPATSSSPPVHHSAPQPRSCLDLLCLDGAAVAGLQERLLCIVLARLLPRAGARPAAGDLVPDLPHLLHPASSSRPWRHHRSSPLPGIAVFRRRSRPCPGSALPPPACVSCAGTSKTPAPWPSLPLPERLQDLVCPAASPNPATRILERRRFLPPVARSPVSRTRRRAPRPRVDPVLDRASVASLLDRVAKPSSHCSSASSSPIRPQRPMFPVMLRL, from the exons ATGGCCCCTAGGCCACCAGTTCATCCCCACCGGTCCACCACAGTGCCCCGCAGCCACGATCCCGCCTCGATCTTCTCTGCCTCGACGGAGCAGCCGTCGCCGGCCTCCAGGAACGGCTGCTCTGCATCGTCCTCGCGCGCCTCCTTCCTCGAGCAGGAGCTCGACCTACTGCCGGCGACCTCGTGCCCGATCTCCCTCACCTCCTTCGTCCTGCGAGCAACAGTAGACCGTGGCGCCACCACCGGAGCTCGCCGCTGCCGGGAATCACCGTCTTTCGCCGGAGATCGCGTCCTTGTCCTGGATCCG GCCACCAGCTCATCCCCCCCGGTCCACCACAGTGCCCCGCAGCCACGATCCTGCCTCGATCTTCTCTGCCTCGACGGAGCAGCCGTCGCCGGCCTCCAGGAACGGCTGCTCTGCATCGTCCTCGCGCGCCTCCTTCCTCGAGCAGGAGCTCGACCTGCTGCCGGCGACCTCGTGCCCGATCTCCCTCACCTCCTCCATCCCGCGAGCAGCAGTAGACCGTGGCGCCACCACCGGAGCTCGCCGCTGCCGGGAATCGCCGTCTTTCGCCGGAGATCGCGTCCTTGTCCTGGATCCG CGCTGCCGCCTCCTGCCTGTGTGTCGTGCGCGGGAACCAGCAAGACTCCAGCACCATGGCCTTCCCTACCTCTGCCCGAGCGCCTCCAGGACCTCGTCTGCCCCGCCGCATCGCCGAATCCGGCCACCAGGATCCTCGAACGCCGCCGCTTCCTTCCTCCTGTTGCTCGATCCCCTGTTTCACGAACGAGGAGACGAGCGCCTCGCCCGCGCGTTGACCCCGTCCTCGACCGCGCCAGCGTGGCCAGCCTCTTGGACCGCGTCGCCAAGCCCAGCAGCCACTGCAGCTCAGCTTCTTCCTCCCCGATTCGGCCTCAAAGGCCCATGT ttccggtaatgttgcgattgtga